GGTGAGGGTGGCGGCGCCGGCGGACCAGATTTCGACGGGGTTGTGGTCGCAGCGGGGGTCCTGGACGTCGTGTCCGTTGTTGGTGACGATGGCCGCGCAGACGTCCCAGCTGCTGTGGGAGGTGCGGTAGCCCTCCCAGACGTACAGGTAGGAGTAGTTCTTTCCGCAGCCCTTGTACTGCTTGACGGATGCCATGGTCTGTCCGCCGACGTTGAGGTAGGCGGTGCTGCCGATCTGCGTGACGCTGGAGCAGCCGGACGGGGTGGTGGCGCTGGCGGTTCCGGGAATGGCGAGGAGCATCGGGACGGCGAGGGCGGCGGCGGCAGCGATCTTGGTGAAGCTGGGCATGGCGAACGGCCTTCTTTCAGGACAAGGAAGGGGACGGGAGGGGAGGGGATGCCCCCGGTCGTCGCCAGGGGTGGAGCAGGCTTCTTCCGCGGGCAGGCTGTACTGTCTTTGCCCGGTGGCGGATTGGCGGGGTGCTGCGGTTCGGGGAGGGCCGGGTGATGCCGGTCGGCCCCGCCGGTACGGCCCGGCCGGGGACTCTGGGTGCGCGGTCACCGGCGGACGAGGCCGTGGAGCCCGTGACGACGGCGGTGTCGCCCGTCGGGGCGTGACTTTGCCCGAGTGGCCGTCATGTGGTCAGCCGGTCGGTGGTGTTCGGGTGGACACCGGTGGGTGGTTCTGAAGCTCCCGGCGCGACCCGCACCCGTGCGGCCAAGAGAGCCGTGGCCCCGCTTGCGTGGGGGTCCTACGTGAGGGCGAGGCTCCAGCCTTGGAGGGCGGGCGCGTTCTGCAGGGCGCGTTCGCAGGCGTGGCGCAGGTTCGCGGTTGCCGCGTCGGGTGTGTCGGCGATGATCGCGGCGGCGATGCAACAGCGATTGAGGTCGATGCGGGAGCGGATGTGTTCCACTCGGTCTTCGGGTCGGCTGTGGACCCAGATCAGATCGGTGACCGCTTCGGCCGTCAGCTGCAATGGCGCCGGGTCGGGACGGATGAGGGTGACGGCGACCAGCTGCACGGGGTCCGGGTCAACTCTGTGCGGGGGTGCGGCGGGAGCGGCGTCCCAGTCGAAGCCCGCCACGGTGGTGGCGTGCTGGACGGCCGGGTGGTCGGTGACGATGCCGCTTGCGGCGGCGGCGCCCAGGCCGACGGTGAATGCGACGATCAGGCCGGTGCACATGATGCGTATCCTGCGGGCCACGACTGTTCTCCCCTGTTTGGTAACCATGCTGTGCCGTTGGGTGGTTCGCGGAATTCGCCCCGGTTGGTGTGGCGTTTTCCGCTGACGAGGAAGAGCTTGCCGTCCACGCAGGGCGATGTCACGGCTACAGAGGTGGCATCAACTCGCTCGGCATCTTGGTGCCAGATCATTTCGTCTCCGGAAGGCATTGCGTCCGCGGCCGCCGCGCACCGATGATGACGATCATCGACATGGGGTCGGCGCGGTGTTGCACGCACTCGGACTGAACGAACTGACGGAGAGCGTCTACAGGATCCTGTTGGCGGAGCCGGACTGGGGGTCGAGCGGATCGCCGCCGACCTGCACCTGCCGGAGGCACAGGTGCGGGAGGCGCTCGACGAGCTGCTGGAACTGACGCTGCTGCGGCCCGCGGGCGACTCCCGCGGGTTGCGGGCCGTCAGCCCGGAGGTCGGACTGACCAGGCTCCTCGCCCGCAACCAGAACCAACTCCTGTTCCGTCAGCAGCAGTTGGAGAGCGCCCGGTCCGCGATCGCGGCCCTGTCCGCGGAGTTCATCGACCGGCGGCCCGACGACGAGATGGTCGTACGGCTGGACTCCCTCGAGGCCGTCCGTGACCGCCTGGAGGAACTCGCGGCGACCGCGACCCAGGAGTGCCTGTCCCTGATGCGCGGGGGAGCGGTCCGCCCCGATTCCATCCAGGCCGGCAAACACCCCAACCAGCTCGCGCTGGAACGCGGAGTGGTCATCCGCAGCATCTTCCAGGACAGCTTCCGCAACGACCCCGACACCCTGCGCTATGCCCGGTGGTTGGCGGATCTGGGTGGTCTGACCCGCACCGTGCCGCTGCTGCCGATGCGG
The Kitasatospora paranensis genome window above contains:
- a CDS encoding helix-turn-helix transcriptional regulator; its protein translation is MREALDELLELTLLRPAGDSRGLRAVSPEVGLTRLLARNQNQLLFRQQQLESARSAIAALSAEFIDRRPDDEMVVRLDSLEAVRDRLEELAATATQECLSLMRGGAVRPDSIQAGKHPNQLALERGVVIRSIFQDSFRNDPDTLRYARWLADLGGLTRTVPLLPMRLVIVDRSIALVPTDPSDGRRGALELHGAALIQPLCALFDELWRSGADFGLPAVRDDRDLTGSERALLQLLGEGHTDESAGRKLGLSLRTVRRMMQDLMNRLGADSRFQAGAQAVRKDWL